In a single window of the Aminomonas paucivorans DSM 12260 genome:
- the leuS gene encoding leucine--tRNA ligase, with protein sequence MAYDFGSIEPKWQRTWAEQGVFHVEKDGKGPKFYCLEMFPYPSGALHMGHLRNYSIGDLLARFLRMQGYNVLYPIGFDAFGLPAENAALKYGVQPSEWTWKNIDHMTEQLHRMGCSYDWRRRVETCNPDYYRWTQWLFLQFFKKGLAYRKHAPVNWCDSCQTVLANEQVIDGGHCWRCGTAVKKRGLEQWFLRTTDYAQELLDCLDELPGWPERVKIMQKNWIGRSEGVRLSFRIEGTDLDMEAFTTRIDTIYGVTFAALAAENPLVEELAKRSPRGEEIRAFVRKVVHQSEIDRTAVGGEKLGMDTGFFVLNPVNGERIPLWIANYILMDYGTGAIMGVPAHDQRDFEFARKYAIPVIPVIRPADGPVPDGDALEAAFEADGVQCNSGSFDGMPTAEALSAMSRWFEEQGWGKREVNYRLRDWLISRQRYWGAPIPVVTCEKCGIVPVPEDQLPVLLPMDVKVLEGGGTPLPGATEWVHTTCPRCGGPAVRETDTMDTFICSSWYFLRYTSPWTDAEPFAHDDAAYWMPVDQYIGGIEHACLHLIYARFFTKVCSDLGLLPQTVREPFTNLLTQGMVLKEGTKMSKSKGNVVDPDEIIRRYGADTARLFILFASPPEKDLDWSDKGVEGAHRFLGRVHRLVEDRLEGLRAAGAPLASSDLPRREDRDLKRLIHGTIDRVTRDIRDERQFNTAVARLMELSNALGAFKPADGTAWRVLREGVETLLVCLSPFTPHLCEELWQMLGHQDLLARHPWPQVDRTALAAEVVTVVLQVNGKVREQLEMPAGLSREALQEQVLAHEAVAARLAGKEILKVIAVPDKLVNVVVKP encoded by the coding sequence ATGGCGTACGATTTCGGGTCCATCGAGCCCAAGTGGCAACGAACCTGGGCGGAGCAGGGAGTCTTCCACGTGGAGAAGGACGGGAAGGGTCCCAAGTTCTACTGTCTGGAGATGTTCCCCTACCCCAGCGGCGCCCTGCACATGGGGCACCTGCGGAACTATTCCATCGGGGACCTCCTGGCCCGGTTCCTGCGGATGCAGGGGTACAACGTGCTGTACCCCATCGGGTTCGATGCCTTCGGGCTGCCCGCGGAGAACGCGGCGCTCAAATACGGGGTTCAACCCTCCGAGTGGACCTGGAAAAACATCGACCACATGACGGAACAGCTCCATCGTATGGGGTGCAGCTACGACTGGCGCCGTCGGGTGGAGACCTGCAACCCCGACTACTACCGCTGGACCCAGTGGCTCTTCCTCCAGTTCTTCAAGAAGGGCCTGGCCTACCGCAAGCACGCCCCGGTGAACTGGTGCGATTCCTGCCAGACCGTGTTGGCCAACGAGCAGGTCATCGACGGGGGACACTGCTGGCGCTGCGGCACCGCCGTGAAGAAACGGGGTCTGGAGCAGTGGTTCCTGCGCACCACCGACTATGCCCAGGAGCTGCTGGATTGCCTGGACGAGCTGCCCGGGTGGCCCGAGCGGGTCAAAATCATGCAGAAGAACTGGATCGGCCGGTCCGAGGGGGTGCGCCTGTCCTTCCGCATCGAGGGTACGGATCTGGACATGGAGGCCTTCACCACCCGCATCGACACCATCTATGGGGTCACCTTCGCGGCCCTGGCGGCGGAGAACCCCCTGGTGGAGGAGCTGGCGAAGCGCTCTCCCCGGGGCGAGGAGATCCGGGCCTTCGTGCGGAAGGTGGTCCACCAGAGCGAGATCGACCGCACCGCCGTGGGAGGGGAGAAGCTGGGGATGGACACGGGCTTCTTCGTCCTCAATCCGGTGAACGGGGAGCGGATCCCCCTGTGGATCGCCAACTACATCCTCATGGACTACGGCACCGGCGCCATCATGGGGGTCCCTGCCCACGACCAGCGGGACTTCGAGTTCGCCCGCAAGTACGCCATCCCGGTGATCCCGGTGATCCGTCCCGCCGACGGCCCCGTGCCCGACGGAGACGCCCTGGAGGCGGCCTTCGAGGCCGACGGGGTGCAGTGCAACTCCGGCTCCTTCGACGGGATGCCCACCGCCGAGGCCCTGTCCGCCATGAGCCGGTGGTTCGAGGAGCAGGGCTGGGGCAAGCGGGAGGTGAACTACCGCCTCCGGGACTGGCTTATCTCCCGGCAGCGCTACTGGGGAGCCCCCATTCCGGTGGTGACCTGCGAGAAGTGCGGCATCGTCCCGGTGCCGGAGGACCAGCTCCCGGTGCTGCTGCCCATGGACGTGAAGGTCCTGGAGGGAGGCGGCACCCCCCTGCCCGGGGCGACGGAGTGGGTCCACACCACCTGCCCCCGCTGTGGCGGCCCGGCGGTGCGGGAGACGGACACCATGGACACCTTCATCTGCTCGTCCTGGTACTTCCTGCGCTATACCTCCCCCTGGACGGACGCGGAGCCCTTCGCCCACGACGACGCGGCCTACTGGATGCCCGTGGACCAGTACATCGGGGGCATCGAACATGCCTGCCTGCACCTGATCTACGCCCGGTTCTTCACCAAGGTCTGCTCCGACCTGGGCCTCCTGCCCCAGACCGTCCGGGAGCCCTTCACCAACCTCCTCACCCAGGGAATGGTCCTCAAGGAAGGCACCAAGATGTCCAAGTCCAAGGGGAACGTGGTGGACCCGGACGAGATCATCCGGCGCTACGGGGCGGACACGGCGCGCCTGTTCATCCTCTTCGCCTCCCCGCCGGAGAAGGACCTGGACTGGTCCGACAAGGGAGTGGAGGGGGCCCACCGCTTCCTGGGGCGGGTGCACCGGCTGGTGGAGGACCGCCTGGAGGGGTTGCGCGCCGCCGGGGCTCCCCTGGCGTCCTCGGACCTCCCCCGTCGGGAGGACCGGGACCTCAAGCGCCTGATCCACGGCACCATCGACCGGGTCACCCGGGACATCCGGGACGAGCGGCAGTTCAACACCGCCGTGGCCCGGCTTATGGAGCTTTCCAACGCCCTGGGGGCCTTCAAACCCGCCGACGGGACCGCCTGGAGGGTGCTACGGGAAGGGGTGGAGACCCTGCTGGTGTGCCTTTCTCCCTTCACCCCCCACCTGTGCGAGGAGCTGTGGCAGATGTTGGGACACCAGGATCTCCTGGCCCGGCACCCCTGGCCCCAGGTGGACCGGACCGCCCTGGCGGCGGAGGTGGTGACGGTGGTGCTTCAGGTGAACGGCAAGGTCCGGGAGCAGCTGGAGATGCCCGCGGGGCTTTCCCGGGAGGCCCTGCAGGAGCAGGTGCTGGCCCACGAGGCGGTGGCGGCCCGGCTTGCGGGCAAGGAGATCCTCAAGGTCATCGCCGTGCCGGACAAGTTGGTGAACGTGGTGGTGAAGCCCTAG
- a CDS encoding putative hydro-lyase — MSDLLCGGTLAERTAAHGATSPEEMRRIIRTGAWTEPTAGLCRGHVQANMAILPADWAFEFLLFCQRNPKPCPVLDVTEPGSPEPRLVAPGADLRTDLPRYRVYRDGVLTEEPTDIRHLWRDDLVAFLLGCSFSFEGALLEAGVPVRHIEEGTNVPMYITNRPCVPAGRFAGPTVVSMRPVPNPLVPKAVLCTGRFPSVHGAPIHIGDPEALGIADVNRPDFGDPVPIRPGETPVFWACGVTPQAVVMASKPPFVITHSPGHMFLCNPRDADYAVF, encoded by the coding sequence GTGAGCGACCTTCTCTGCGGCGGCACCCTGGCGGAGCGTACCGCCGCCCACGGCGCCACTTCCCCGGAGGAGATGCGGCGGATCATCCGGACGGGGGCCTGGACGGAACCCACGGCGGGGCTGTGCCGGGGACACGTGCAGGCCAACATGGCCATCCTCCCGGCGGATTGGGCCTTCGAATTCCTCCTCTTCTGCCAGCGAAACCCCAAACCCTGCCCGGTGCTGGACGTGACGGAACCCGGATCCCCGGAGCCCCGGCTGGTGGCCCCGGGGGCGGATCTGCGCACCGACCTGCCCCGCTACCGGGTCTACCGGGACGGGGTGCTGACGGAGGAGCCCACGGACATCCGCCACCTGTGGAGGGACGACCTGGTGGCCTTCCTCCTGGGCTGCTCCTTCTCCTTCGAGGGAGCCCTGCTGGAGGCGGGGGTGCCGGTGCGCCACATCGAGGAAGGCACCAACGTGCCCATGTACATCACCAACCGACCCTGCGTCCCCGCAGGGCGCTTCGCCGGTCCCACGGTGGTGAGCATGAGGCCCGTCCCCAACCCCCTGGTGCCCAAGGCGGTTCTCTGCACGGGCCGCTTCCCCTCGGTCCACGGCGCCCCCATCCACATCGGCGACCCCGAAGCCCTCGGCATCGCCGACGTGAACCGGCCGGACTTCGGGGACCCGGTGCCCATCCGCCCCGGAGAGACCCCGGTGTTCTGGGCCTGCGGCGTCACCCCCCAGGCGGTGGTGATGGCCTCCAAGCCCCCCTTCGTGATCACGCACTCGCCAGGCCACATGTTTTTATGCAATCCCCGAGACGCGGACTACGCGGTGTTCTAA
- a CDS encoding 5-oxoprolinase subunit C family protein encodes MRLLVHKPGMLTTVQDLGRWGHQSRGVSVSGAMDPFSLRLGNVLLGNGEGAAALELTVMGPELEVLEGGTLILAGGDLKMRLDGIPAEPWRVYRVSRGCRISFGGLGSGGCRANLCLAGGVEVPSVMGSRSTHLRARLGGFQGRALAAGDEIVSGSPDPLWARGEGLPCPEDMRPRWDPLAPLEVLEGPQTDAFTPQGLETFFGNEYAISPEADRMGYRFEGPAVEHLAGADIVSDAIPLGAIQVPGHGQPIAMLADRQTTGGYTKIGVLSAWSVAQLAQRLPGQGVRFRRTTPEEATAVLRDFEERLRRAGSVRASWRSRQETPSLQGEGPRRFRLRLEGREYDVQVSPGA; translated from the coding sequence ATGCGCCTTCTGGTGCACAAACCCGGGATGCTCACCACGGTGCAGGACCTGGGACGCTGGGGGCACCAGTCCCGAGGGGTCTCCGTCTCCGGGGCCATGGACCCCTTCTCCCTGCGCCTGGGGAACGTGTTGCTGGGCAACGGGGAGGGGGCGGCGGCCCTGGAACTCACCGTGATGGGACCGGAGCTGGAGGTCTTGGAGGGGGGAACCCTGATCCTGGCCGGAGGGGACCTGAAGATGCGCCTGGACGGAATCCCGGCGGAGCCCTGGCGGGTCTACCGGGTCTCCCGGGGGTGCCGGATCTCCTTCGGGGGGTTGGGTTCCGGGGGGTGCCGGGCAAACCTGTGCCTTGCCGGGGGGGTGGAGGTGCCCTCGGTGATGGGCAGCCGCTCCACCCACCTGCGTGCCCGTCTGGGAGGTTTTCAGGGCCGGGCGCTGGCGGCGGGGGACGAGATCGTTTCCGGCTCTCCGGACCCCCTGTGGGCTCGGGGAGAAGGGCTACCCTGTCCCGAGGACATGAGACCCCGCTGGGATCCCCTGGCCCCCCTGGAGGTGCTGGAGGGCCCCCAGACGGACGCCTTCACCCCCCAGGGGCTGGAGACGTTTTTCGGAAACGAGTACGCCATCTCCCCCGAGGCGGACCGCATGGGCTACCGCTTCGAGGGACCGGCGGTGGAGCACCTTGCGGGGGCGGACATCGTGTCCGACGCCATCCCCCTGGGGGCGATCCAGGTGCCCGGACACGGCCAGCCCATCGCCATGCTGGCGGATCGGCAGACCACGGGGGGCTACACCAAGATCGGGGTGCTCTCCGCCTGGTCCGTGGCCCAACTGGCCCAGCGCCTCCCGGGACAGGGGGTCCGGTTTCGACGGACCACCCCGGAGGAGGCCACGGCGGTCCTGCGGGACTTCGAGGAACGGCTCCGCCGGGCCGGGAGCGTGCGGGCCTCCTGGCGCAGCCGACAGGAAACCCCCTCCCTCCAGGGGGAGGGCCCCCGTCGTTTCCGCCTGCGCCTGGAGGGACGGGAGTACGACGTACAGGTCAGCCCCGGGGCCTAA
- a CDS encoding prolipoprotein diacylglyceryl transferase, with protein MFPVLFNLGPLEVQSYYVLWTTALCLFVLTSRRRAVARYGLDYDDVTDVLFWVFLGCLVGARLGGYGDYWSYYVAHPEKILRVWEGAMSSGPAFLGGGLAGLWRVRRKGLSLGAFAESVAVPAAWMVGIGRWGCLLNGCCVGRITSSPLGVHFLRDPEGVLRFPSQLFESLGAFAIALTLMGLERRLRWDAAQAKRGAVLWPLFLILYGLYRLAADVLRDGDRILGLRVGQYLGALALAVGAAWLIVSWRGRRRFRG; from the coding sequence ATGTTCCCCGTCCTCTTCAACCTGGGGCCGCTGGAGGTCCAGAGCTACTACGTGCTCTGGACCACAGCGCTGTGCCTCTTCGTCCTCACCTCCCGGCGCCGGGCGGTGGCGCGGTACGGGTTGGACTACGACGACGTCACGGACGTGCTTTTCTGGGTCTTCCTGGGTTGTCTCGTGGGGGCACGCCTGGGGGGCTATGGGGACTACTGGTCCTACTACGTCGCCCATCCGGAGAAGATCCTTCGCGTCTGGGAGGGAGCCATGTCCTCGGGACCCGCGTTTCTGGGGGGGGGGCTGGCGGGACTCTGGCGGGTCCGCCGCAAGGGGCTTTCCCTGGGGGCCTTCGCGGAGTCCGTGGCGGTTCCCGCCGCCTGGATGGTGGGAATCGGGCGGTGGGGGTGTCTGCTGAACGGCTGCTGCGTGGGGCGGATCACCTCTTCTCCCTTGGGGGTGCACTTTCTTCGAGATCCCGAAGGGGTCCTGCGCTTCCCCTCTCAGCTTTTCGAATCCCTGGGGGCGTTTGCCATCGCCCTGACCCTCATGGGGCTGGAACGGCGGCTTCGCTGGGACGCCGCCCAGGCGAAACGGGGAGCGGTCCTTTGGCCCCTCTTCCTGATCCTCTACGGCCTGTATCGCCTGGCCGCGGACGTGCTGCGGGACGGGGACCGCATCCTGGGCCTCCGGGTGGGGCAATACCTGGGCGCCCTGGCCCTGGCGGTGGGGGCTGCCTGGCTGATCGTTTCCTGGAGAGGGCGGCGGCGCTTCCGGGGATGA
- the holA gene encoding DNA polymerase III subunit delta, giving the protein MPHVVLLVSSGSGRRRLLEETLARLAGPDSEVLSAREGETWVSLLADNLSGGLFDERRIVVVDGAQELGPLPPACVALLEPPEASTTLVLLYEQDPGKALPPEARERIVRVESRPLPRFGRERLDWIEGIAREEGVRLEPGALALLSEAFEDPGELAMEVRKLALLGETVGEEQVRALCLGDGSRLLVQFLDHLCRGQAVPALACLEGLRRRDEVIPVLAALHNRFRLAWWGARFPRRSGQVERFLKARPYAWKLAQQAGARYGLAALTRFTGDLIGLNLQEKTGQGTGWAGVELAVQGLLRARKNEGSRGHPSSMAAVRR; this is encoded by the coding sequence GTGCCCCACGTGGTGTTGCTGGTCTCCTCGGGCAGCGGCCGTCGCCGTCTGCTGGAGGAGACCCTGGCGAGGCTTGCAGGGCCCGACTCGGAGGTGCTCTCCGCGCGGGAAGGGGAGACGTGGGTTTCCCTTTTGGCGGACAACCTCTCCGGGGGGCTTTTCGACGAGCGTCGGATCGTGGTGGTGGACGGGGCCCAGGAACTGGGCCCCCTGCCCCCCGCCTGCGTCGCTCTCCTGGAACCCCCCGAAGCCTCCACCACCCTGGTGCTGCTGTACGAACAGGATCCGGGCAAGGCGCTTCCGCCGGAGGCCCGGGAGCGGATCGTCCGGGTGGAGAGCCGTCCCCTGCCTCGTTTCGGCCGGGAGCGGCTGGACTGGATCGAGGGGATCGCCCGGGAGGAGGGGGTGCGCCTGGAGCCGGGGGCACTGGCCCTGCTCTCCGAGGCCTTCGAGGACCCGGGGGAGCTGGCCATGGAGGTGCGCAAGCTGGCCTTGCTGGGGGAGACGGTGGGGGAGGAACAGGTTCGAGCCCTGTGCCTGGGAGACGGGAGCCGCCTTCTGGTGCAGTTTCTGGACCACCTCTGCCGAGGGCAGGCTGTTCCCGCCCTGGCCTGTCTGGAGGGGCTTCGGCGCCGGGACGAGGTGATTCCCGTGCTGGCGGCTCTGCACAACCGCTTTCGCCTGGCCTGGTGGGGGGCCCGGTTCCCCAGGAGGTCCGGCCAGGTGGAGCGGTTCCTGAAGGCCCGGCCCTACGCCTGGAAGCTGGCCCAGCAGGCGGGGGCCCGGTATGGCCTGGCGGCCCTCACCCGCTTTACCGGAGACCTCATCGGGCTCAACCTGCAGGAGAAGACCGGCCAGGGAACCGGTTGGGCGGGGGTGGAGCTGGCGGTGCAGGGGCTGCTTCGGGCAAGAAAAAACGAGGGATCCCGCGGGCATCCCTCGTCCATGGCAGCCGTTCGTCGGTAA
- the rnpA gene encoding ribonuclease P protein component has protein sequence MPSEPQGEAADHGEARFGFSRALRLKRGWEFDLVFRTGRRAHGELVRLFFVERPGEATQVGVTVGRKVGKAVFRVRGRRWMRESFRRLLPWVRPGFWVVASLRERGLAVGARPVYREMARLFRQAGLLREDWPGEDWDVDRGESRSARPDGHGGGAVLPEMDLPASGG, from the coding sequence GTGCCCAGCGAACCGCAAGGCGAAGCCGCGGATCACGGCGAAGCTCGATTCGGATTTTCCCGGGCTCTCCGCCTGAAGCGGGGATGGGAGTTCGACCTCGTATTCCGCACCGGCCGTCGAGCCCATGGCGAGCTGGTGCGGTTGTTCTTTGTGGAGAGGCCCGGAGAGGCCACCCAGGTGGGGGTTACCGTGGGGCGCAAGGTGGGCAAGGCGGTCTTCCGCGTTCGGGGTCGTCGATGGATGCGGGAATCCTTTCGCCGCCTTCTTCCCTGGGTGCGCCCGGGGTTCTGGGTCGTGGCCTCCCTCCGGGAACGAGGCTTGGCGGTGGGGGCGAGGCCCGTATATCGGGAGATGGCCCGTCTGTTCCGTCAGGCGGGATTGCTCCGAGAGGATTGGCCCGGAGAGGATTGGGACGTGGACCGTGGAGAAAGTCGGTCTGCCCGCCCGGATGGCCATGGGGGCGGTGCGGTTCTACCAGAGATGGATCTCCCCGCTTCTGGGGGATAA
- the pxpB gene encoding 5-oxoprolinase subunit PxpB: MAIYETPKLLGAGEGCLVVEFADEIHRPSNARLQLLRRSLEDAPPAGLRECVPTYRSLAVYFDPLVCRREDLEDRIRGSLTEFRDEEEAERSVVVLPVCYGGEHGPDLANVATHTGLSQEEVIRRHTARDCYCFMLGFTPGFPYLGGMDESLATPRLANPRTVIPGGSVGIAGKQTGVYPMDSPGGWQLIGRTPLRLFDPNGTPPTLVDAGDWIRFQRVDEKTYVDLEAQVTSGAYRVTRIREGGSR, translated from the coding sequence TTGGCGATCTACGAGACACCGAAACTCTTGGGCGCCGGGGAAGGATGCCTGGTGGTGGAGTTTGCCGACGAGATCCATCGGCCCTCCAACGCCAGGCTCCAGCTCCTCAGGCGCTCCCTGGAGGACGCTCCCCCGGCGGGACTGCGGGAATGCGTCCCCACCTACCGCTCCCTGGCGGTGTACTTCGACCCCCTGGTCTGCCGCCGGGAGGACCTGGAAGACCGGATCCGCGGCTCCCTGACGGAATTCCGGGACGAGGAGGAAGCGGAACGGTCCGTGGTGGTGCTGCCGGTGTGCTACGGCGGGGAGCACGGTCCGGACCTGGCGAACGTGGCGACCCACACGGGGCTGTCCCAGGAGGAAGTGATCCGCCGACACACGGCTCGGGACTGTTACTGCTTCATGCTGGGCTTCACCCCCGGTTTCCCCTATCTGGGGGGGATGGACGAATCCCTGGCCACCCCGCGCCTGGCCAACCCCCGCACGGTGATCCCCGGGGGCAGCGTGGGCATCGCGGGCAAACAGACCGGGGTGTACCCCATGGACAGCCCCGGGGGATGGCAGCTCATCGGCCGCACCCCCCTGCGGCTCTTCGACCCGAACGGCACCCCCCCCACCCTGGTAGACGCGGGGGACTGGATCCGCTTTCAGCGGGTGGACGAGAAGACCTACGTGGACCTGGAAGCCCAGGTGACCTCGGGGGCCTACCGGGTGACCCGGATCCGGGAAGGGGGAAGCCGGTGA
- the rpmH gene encoding 50S ribosomal protein L34, with protein sequence MKRTYQPHNVPRKRSMGFLERSASPSGRNILRNRRRKGRKRLAV encoded by the coding sequence GTGAAACGGACGTATCAGCCGCACAACGTTCCCCGGAAGCGTTCCATGGGCTTTCTGGAGCGTTCCGCTTCCCCCAGCGGCCGCAACATCCTGCGCAACCGGCGCCGCAAGGGCCGCAAGCGCCTCGCCGTCTAG
- a CDS encoding LamB/YcsF family protein — MHRMDMNSDLGESFGTYVLGDDEAVLRAVSSANVACGFHAGDPQVMETTVKLCARHGVSVGAHPGHPDLQGFGRRTLACTPWEAYTNCLYQIGALRAFCDAAGVPLVHVKPHGALYNQAAKDPALAEAIARAVKDAGKGLILLGLAGSAFDRAAEAVGVPYGAEAFADRGYQADGTLVPRSQPGALIHDPQEAAARVVRMATEGKVRSVEGTEIAFRPHSICFHGDTPEAVEMALAARKALEAAGVQVCSLKEVLGL; from the coding sequence ATGCACCGCATGGACATGAACAGCGATCTGGGGGAAAGCTTCGGAACCTACGTGCTGGGAGACGACGAGGCGGTCCTGAGGGCGGTCAGCTCCGCCAACGTGGCCTGCGGTTTCCACGCCGGGGACCCCCAGGTGATGGAGACCACCGTGAAGCTCTGCGCCCGCCACGGGGTGTCCGTGGGAGCCCACCCGGGACACCCGGACCTCCAGGGTTTCGGACGGAGGACCCTGGCCTGCACCCCCTGGGAGGCCTACACCAACTGTCTGTATCAGATCGGGGCGCTGCGGGCCTTCTGCGACGCCGCAGGGGTGCCCCTGGTCCACGTAAAGCCCCACGGGGCCCTGTACAACCAGGCCGCCAAGGATCCCGCCCTGGCGGAAGCCATCGCCCGGGCGGTGAAGGACGCGGGGAAGGGACTGATCCTCCTGGGCCTGGCGGGGTCCGCCTTTGACAGGGCCGCGGAGGCCGTGGGGGTTCCCTACGGGGCGGAGGCCTTCGCCGATCGGGGCTACCAGGCCGACGGGACCCTGGTGCCCCGCTCCCAGCCCGGAGCCCTGATCCACGACCCCCAGGAGGCCGCAGCCCGGGTGGTGCGCATGGCCACGGAGGGCAAGGTGCGAAGCGTGGAGGGCACGGAGATCGCCTTCCGCCCCCACTCCATCTGCTTCCACGGGGACACCCCCGAGGCGGTGGAGATGGCCCTGGCGGCCCGAAAGGCCCTGGAGGCCGCGGGGGTTCAGGTCTGTTCCCTCAAGGAGGTGCTGGGACTGTGA
- a CDS encoding YidC/Oxa1 family membrane protein insertase, which yields MLGTLNFFYGLTHSYGLAIILLTLAVRVLLHPLSHKQLMSMQRMQKIQPRLKVIQEKYAGDKEKLNQEMMKLYKENGVNPAAGCMPLLVQLPIFILLYRVLMQYDFAKATFLGVGLDTSALGALAAAVGMPVKNASFGSVLQGLAAHPEGLMRLDLYGPVVILIVLVGFLTWFQQRLSSANNPQMAFLNWFMPLFMSFICLSLPGGVMLYWGSSSFISVAQQWRVMHKAEQEMQVKPTLHKNKPEEAGAGKDD from the coding sequence ATGCTCGGCACGCTCAATTTCTTCTACGGACTGACCCACTCCTACGGCCTGGCCATCATCCTGCTCACCCTGGCCGTGCGGGTGCTGCTCCACCCCCTTTCCCACAAACAGCTCATGAGCATGCAGCGCATGCAGAAGATCCAGCCCCGCCTGAAGGTGATCCAGGAGAAGTACGCCGGGGACAAGGAGAAGCTGAACCAGGAGATGATGAAGCTCTACAAGGAGAACGGGGTGAACCCCGCGGCGGGCTGCATGCCCCTGCTGGTGCAGCTCCCCATCTTCATCCTCCTGTACCGGGTCCTGATGCAATACGACTTCGCCAAGGCCACCTTCCTGGGGGTAGGCCTGGACACCAGCGCCCTGGGGGCTCTGGCCGCTGCGGTGGGGATGCCCGTCAAGAACGCCAGCTTCGGTTCGGTACTCCAGGGATTGGCAGCCCACCCCGAAGGGCTGATGCGCCTGGACCTCTACGGTCCCGTGGTGATCCTTATCGTCCTGGTGGGTTTTCTCACCTGGTTCCAGCAGCGCCTGAGTTCCGCCAACAACCCCCAGATGGCCTTCCTTAACTGGTTCATGCCCCTGTTCATGTCCTTCATCTGCCTGAGCCTTCCCGGGGGAGTCATGCTCTACTGGGGTTCCTCCTCCTTCATCAGCGTGGCCCAGCAGTGGAGGGTGATGCACAAGGCGGAGCAGGAAATGCAGGTCAAGCCCACGCTCCACAAGAACAAGCCCGAGGAAGCCGGAGCGGGCAAGGACGACTAG
- the rpsT gene encoding 30S ribosomal protein S20 — protein sequence MPNKKSAAKRVLVAERNRLYNRFWKTRCKNAVKKVLEAVAQGDKDLAGKRLVEAQSVLDKAVVKGVIHRNTAARRKSGVAAKVHVLLKTAQA from the coding sequence GTGCCGAACAAGAAATCCGCGGCAAAGAGGGTCCTGGTGGCCGAGCGGAACCGCCTGTACAACCGTTTTTGGAAGACCCGCTGCAAGAACGCGGTGAAGAAGGTCCTGGAAGCGGTGGCCCAAGGGGACAAGGATCTGGCAGGCAAGCGCCTGGTGGAAGCCCAGAGCGTCCTGGACAAGGCAGTGGTCAAGGGCGTGATCCACCGCAACACCGCAGCCCGGCGGAAGTCGGGTGTCGCCGCCAAGGTTCACGTTCTCCTGAAGACGGCTCAGGCTTAG
- the jag gene encoding RNA-binding cell elongation regulator Jag/EloR: MTTEGQETLVLEVATLEEAQEQGSKHWGLEPEDLSFSVLDEEKRLFGLLGRKLRVEVAPLAAPGLLKVRRHARELLSRMELEVQPEITPEGLLNLVGDDAGIVIGRYGETLKALEFLTNLMLHEEAGGHRVRFDCGGYRERREASLTRLAESAARDAVRKGRPISLDPMSSWERRIIHVALKDDGEVETRSVGDEPLRKVVVWPKHRKERRPQRRLSTSF, from the coding sequence ATGACGACGGAAGGACAGGAGACCTTGGTTCTGGAAGTGGCCACCCTGGAGGAGGCCCAGGAGCAGGGATCGAAGCACTGGGGACTGGAACCCGAGGACCTCTCGTTTTCGGTGCTGGATGAGGAAAAACGTCTCTTCGGCCTGTTGGGACGGAAGCTGCGGGTGGAGGTGGCCCCTCTGGCCGCCCCGGGGCTTCTGAAGGTGCGCCGCCACGCCCGGGAGCTTCTTTCCCGGATGGAGCTGGAGGTGCAGCCCGAGATCACCCCCGAGGGGCTCCTGAACCTGGTGGGCGACGATGCGGGCATCGTCATCGGGCGCTACGGAGAGACCCTCAAGGCCCTGGAGTTCCTCACCAACCTCATGCTCCACGAGGAGGCGGGGGGGCATCGGGTGCGCTTCGACTGCGGCGGGTATCGGGAGCGGCGCGAGGCCAGCCTCACCCGGCTGGCGGAGTCCGCCGCCCGGGACGCAGTGCGCAAGGGACGTCCCATCAGCCTGGACCCCATGTCCAGCTGGGAACGCCGCATCATCCACGTGGCCCTGAAGGACGACGGAGAGGTGGAGACCCGGTCGGTGGGGGACGAACCCCTCCGCAAGGTGGTCGTCTGGCCCAAGCACCGCAAGGAACGCCGTCCTCAGCGACGCCTGTCCACTTCCTTCTAG
- the yidD gene encoding membrane protein insertion efficiency factor YidD yields the protein MEKVGLPARMAMGAVRFYQRWISPLLGDNCRFHPTCSQYMVEALGRFGLLKGLWLGTARILRCGPWHPGGYDPVPEVWPRRGGPPGPRHERGR from the coding sequence GTGGAGAAAGTCGGTCTGCCCGCCCGGATGGCCATGGGGGCGGTGCGGTTCTACCAGAGATGGATCTCCCCGCTTCTGGGGGATAACTGTCGCTTCCACCCCACCTGTTCCCAGTACATGGTGGAGGCGTTGGGGCGTTTTGGCCTCCTGAAGGGTCTGTGGCTGGGGACGGCGAGGATCCTGCGCTGCGGTCCCTGGCACCCGGGAGGGTACGATCCGGTGCCGGAGGTCTGGCCCCGAAGGGGCGGGCCACCGGGCCCACGACATGAACGAGGAAGGTGA